A region from the Variovorax sp. RKNM96 genome encodes:
- a CDS encoding enoyl-CoA hydratase family protein, translated as MTSAAVPAITSAGTASSASAAKLQMHREGAVLVLTISNPAARNTVNPSIYRAAAKAIRAASRFRTVRAIVLTGEGEHFCVGGDLRRLVRQRKLPQSEQLAHSDALNEWVMAMQEAPQPVIAAVEGTAAGSGFSLCLACDLIVAAEDAEFVMSNVNFGLSIDGGGTDSLARSLPPQAVIEILLGGAVHHARRLHDWGVVNRIVPHGTAYATALAWAQKLAQGPFDVQARIKELVHSARGRSRREQLDAERGVLVESLYSDESGKRIKEFLAARKKG; from the coding sequence ATGACGTCCGCGGCCGTGCCTGCCATCACCAGCGCCGGGACGGCTTCTTCCGCCTCCGCCGCAAAACTCCAGATGCACCGCGAGGGGGCGGTGCTGGTGTTGACCATCAGCAATCCCGCGGCGCGCAACACCGTCAATCCATCGATCTACCGCGCGGCCGCCAAGGCGATACGCGCCGCCTCCCGCTTTCGCACCGTGCGCGCCATCGTGCTGACCGGGGAGGGCGAGCATTTCTGCGTCGGCGGCGACCTGCGCCGGCTCGTGAGGCAGCGCAAGCTCCCGCAGTCGGAGCAACTGGCGCATTCCGACGCCCTGAACGAATGGGTCATGGCGATGCAGGAGGCGCCCCAGCCCGTGATCGCCGCGGTGGAGGGCACGGCGGCGGGCAGCGGCTTTTCGCTCTGCCTGGCCTGCGACCTGATCGTTGCGGCCGAGGATGCGGAATTCGTGATGTCCAACGTCAACTTCGGCCTGTCGATCGACGGCGGTGGCACCGATTCGCTGGCGCGCTCGCTGCCGCCGCAGGCGGTGATCGAGATCCTGTTGGGCGGCGCGGTCCACCACGCCCGCCGGCTCCATGACTGGGGCGTGGTGAACCGGATCGTGCCGCACGGAACCGCGTACGCCACCGCGCTCGCCTGGGCGCAGAAGCTTGCGCAGGGCCCGTTCGACGTGCAGGCGCGCATCAAGGAACTGGTCCATTCGGCGCGCGGGCGCAGCCGCCGCGAACAGCTCGATGCCGAGCGCGGCGTGTTGGTCGAGAGCCTCTACAGCGACGAAAGCGGCAAGCGGATCAAGGAATTCCTCGCGGCCCGCAAGAAGGGATAG
- a CDS encoding transglutaminase family protein codes for MSIHAALHHVTHYKYDRLVQLGPQVVRLRPAPHCRSNVISYSLRVEPAEHFVNWMQDPFANYQARLVFPEKTREFKVTVDLVVEMAVYNPFDFFLEPQAENFPFKYTASQAEELAPYLVADPVTPLVEAYLDKIDRKEQRTIDFLVGLNQQVQQDVNYLIRMEPGVQTPEETLTNGSGSCRDSGWLLVQLLRHMGLAARFVSGYLIQLTPDVKALDGPSGTTVDFTDLHAWCEVFLPGAGWIGLDATSGLMAGEGHIPLACTPTPSSAAPIEGGVDESEVEFGHEMKVTRIYESPRVTKPYTEEQWAEVLTLGDAVDARLKAGDVRLTMGGEPTYVATSDRDAPEWNTDALGPTKRGYATELVHKLRAEYGNGGFLHFGQGKWYPGEQLPRWALSIFWRADGQTLWHDPALFADERFPTHYTSEDARRFTTTLAGNLGLTERYIQPGYEDTYYYLWRERRLPVNVDPFESKLDDELERVRLRRVFTQKLDAVIGYMLPIEPGNANGDAPALAGPGWKTGPWFLRDDRLYLIPGDSPMGYRLPLDSQPWASKGDYPYLIERDPTAPRGALPSAADYRARYSTGAPGVAGAAGAPGAAGASLGDVPYTFGTPPVVPASLRMQSPGDAASSDAAAAARADDASATPATRQPLRGESAHWVTRTALCVEVRDPRRANGPSAEKKGSASGVLYVFMPPLARLEDYLDLVAAVEATAQQLGMRIVMEGYPPPRDPRLKMLAVTPDPGVIEVNIHPAHNWKELVAHTEFLYNAAFETRLSAEKFMTDGRHTGTGGGNHFVMGGATPADSPFLRRPELLASLLLYWHNHPSLSYLFSGMFIGPTSQAPRVDEARNDQVYELEIALKEIAKNREIYGQNMPAWLVDRTLRNILIDVSGNTHRSEFCIDKLYSPDSSTGRLGLLELRAFEMPPHARMSIAQQLLIRALVARFWDEPYKAPVTRWGTELHDRFLLPTFVKMDFDDVISEMRQAGFAFDPDWFAPHFEFRFPLVGQMQAMGVELSLRNALEPWHVMGEEGSAGGTVRYVDSSLERIEVRVTGLNESRHVVTVNGKVLPLQPTGVTGEFVAGVRYKAWNPPSALHPSIGAHAPLTFDLVDTWMKRSLGGCQYFVAHPGGRNYDSFPVNAYEAESRRHSRFTRMGHTPGLMRTPPATIELPGSREFPFTLDLRR; via the coding sequence ATGTCCATTCACGCCGCACTCCACCACGTCACCCACTACAAGTACGACCGCCTGGTGCAGTTGGGCCCGCAGGTCGTTCGCCTGCGTCCCGCGCCGCATTGCCGCAGCAACGTCATCTCGTATTCGCTGCGGGTCGAGCCCGCCGAGCACTTCGTCAACTGGATGCAGGACCCGTTCGCGAACTACCAGGCGCGGCTGGTGTTTCCCGAGAAGACGCGCGAATTCAAGGTCACCGTCGACCTCGTGGTCGAGATGGCGGTCTACAACCCCTTCGACTTCTTCCTCGAGCCTCAGGCCGAGAACTTTCCGTTCAAGTACACCGCCTCGCAAGCCGAGGAACTCGCCCCCTACCTCGTGGCCGACCCGGTCACGCCGCTGGTGGAGGCCTACCTCGACAAGATCGACCGCAAGGAACAGCGCACCATCGATTTCCTGGTGGGCCTGAACCAGCAGGTGCAGCAGGACGTCAACTACCTGATTCGCATGGAACCCGGCGTGCAGACGCCGGAAGAAACGCTCACCAACGGCAGCGGTTCATGCCGCGACTCGGGCTGGCTGCTGGTGCAACTGCTGCGCCACATGGGCCTGGCCGCGCGTTTCGTCTCGGGCTATCTGATCCAGCTCACGCCCGACGTGAAGGCGCTCGACGGCCCGAGCGGCACCACGGTCGACTTCACCGACCTGCACGCCTGGTGCGAGGTGTTCCTGCCGGGCGCAGGCTGGATCGGCCTCGATGCCACCTCGGGCCTCATGGCCGGCGAAGGCCACATCCCGCTCGCCTGCACACCCACGCCGTCGAGCGCGGCGCCCATCGAAGGCGGTGTCGATGAATCCGAGGTCGAGTTCGGCCACGAGATGAAGGTCACGCGCATCTATGAATCGCCGCGCGTCACCAAGCCCTACACCGAAGAGCAATGGGCCGAAGTGCTCACGCTCGGCGATGCCGTCGATGCGCGCCTGAAGGCCGGCGACGTGCGCCTCACGATGGGTGGCGAGCCCACCTACGTGGCCACCAGCGACCGCGACGCGCCCGAGTGGAACACCGACGCGCTCGGCCCCACGAAGCGCGGCTACGCCACCGAACTCGTCCACAAGCTGCGCGCCGAATACGGCAACGGCGGCTTCCTGCATTTCGGCCAGGGCAAGTGGTACCCGGGCGAGCAGCTGCCGCGCTGGGCCCTCTCGATCTTCTGGCGCGCCGACGGCCAGACGCTGTGGCACGACCCGGCGCTCTTCGCCGACGAGCGCTTCCCCACGCACTACACGAGCGAGGACGCGCGCCGCTTCACCACCACGCTGGCCGGCAACCTCGGGCTGACCGAGCGCTACATCCAGCCCGGCTACGAAGACACCTACTACTACCTCTGGCGCGAACGCCGCCTGCCGGTGAACGTGGACCCCTTCGAATCGAAGCTGGACGACGAACTCGAACGCGTGCGCCTGCGCCGCGTGTTCACGCAGAAGCTCGATGCGGTGATCGGCTACATGCTGCCCATCGAACCGGGCAATGCGAACGGCGATGCGCCCGCGCTCGCCGGCCCCGGCTGGAAGACCGGCCCCTGGTTCCTGCGCGACGACCGGCTCTATCTCATTCCGGGCGATTCGCCCATGGGCTACCGCCTGCCGCTCGACTCGCAGCCGTGGGCCAGCAAGGGCGACTACCCCTACCTGATCGAGCGCGACCCGACGGCGCCGCGCGGCGCGTTGCCGAGCGCGGCCGACTACCGTGCGCGCTACAGCACGGGTGCCCCCGGCGTCGCCGGTGCTGCCGGTGCCCCCGGTGCTGCCGGCGCCAGCCTCGGCGACGTGCCCTACACCTTCGGCACGCCGCCCGTGGTGCCCGCATCGCTGCGCATGCAAAGCCCCGGCGATGCGGCCAGCAGCGACGCAGCGGCGGCCGCGCGTGCCGACGACGCCAGCGCCACGCCCGCCACCCGCCAGCCCCTGCGCGGCGAATCGGCCCACTGGGTCACGCGCACCGCGCTGTGCGTCGAAGTGCGCGACCCGCGCCGCGCCAACGGCCCGTCGGCCGAGAAGAAGGGCAGCGCCTCGGGCGTGCTCTACGTCTTCATGCCGCCGCTCGCGCGCCTGGAGGACTACCTGGACCTCGTGGCCGCCGTCGAAGCCACCGCGCAGCAGCTTGGCATGCGCATCGTGATGGAAGGCTATCCGCCACCGCGCGATCCGCGCCTGAAGATGCTGGCCGTGACGCCCGACCCGGGCGTGATCGAAGTCAACATCCACCCGGCCCACAACTGGAAGGAACTGGTCGCGCACACCGAGTTCCTCTACAACGCCGCCTTCGAGACGCGCCTGTCGGCCGAGAAGTTCATGACCGACGGCCGCCACACCGGCACCGGCGGCGGCAACCACTTCGTGATGGGCGGCGCCACGCCGGCGGACAGCCCGTTCCTGCGCCGGCCCGAGCTGCTCGCGAGCCTGCTGCTCTACTGGCACAACCATCCGTCGCTGAGCTACCTGTTCTCGGGCATGTTCATCGGCCCGACCAGCCAGGCGCCGCGCGTGGACGAGGCGCGCAACGACCAGGTCTACGAGCTCGAAATTGCCCTCAAGGAAATCGCGAAGAACCGCGAGATCTACGGCCAGAACATGCCCGCGTGGCTGGTCGACCGCACGCTGCGCAACATCCTGATCGACGTGTCGGGCAACACGCACCGCAGCGAGTTCTGCATCGACAAGCTGTATTCGCCCGACTCGAGCACCGGCCGCCTGGGCCTGCTGGAGCTGCGCGCGTTTGAAATGCCACCGCATGCGCGCATGAGCATTGCGCAGCAGTTGTTGATTCGCGCGCTGGTCGCCCGCTTCTGGGACGAGCCCTACAAGGCGCCCGTCACCCGCTGGGGCACCGAGCTGCACGACCGCTTCCTGCTGCCGACCTTCGTGAAGATGGACTTCGACGACGTCATCAGCGAGATGCGCCAGGCCGGCTTCGCCTTCGATCCCGACTGGTTCGCGCCGCACTTCGAGTTCCGCTTCCCCCTCGTGGGGCAGATGCAGGCGATGGGCGTGGAGCTGTCGCTGCGCAACGCGCTGGAGCCGTGGCATGTGATGGGCGAGGAAGGCTCGGCGGGCGGCACGGTGCGTTATGTCGATTCGTCGCTCGAACGCATCGAGGTCCGTGTGACGGGCCTCAACGAGAGCCGCCATGTCGTCACCGTCAACGGCAAGGTGCTGCCGCTGCAGCCCACGGGCGTGACCGGCGAATTCGTCGCGGGCGTGCGCTACAAGGCGTGGAACCCGCCTTCGGCGTTGCACCCGAGCATTGGCGCCCATGCGCCGCTGACCTTCGACCTGGTGGACACCTGGATGAAGCGCTCGCTGGGCGGCTGCCAGTACTTCGTGGCCCACCCGGGCGGACGCAACTACGACAGCTTCCCGGTCAACGCCTACGAGGCCGAGAGCCGCCGCCATTCGCGCTTCACGCGCATGGGCCACACGCCCGGCCTGATGCGCACGCCGCCGGCCACCATCGAGCTGCCGGGCAGCCGCGAATTCCCGTTCACCCTCGATCTGCGGCGATAA
- a CDS encoding circularly permuted type 2 ATP-grasp protein has protein sequence MEPLNESLFDAQALEFPAALASALAPAALPGHFDELRGEARPAAPVRPGPPGTAPAASAPLLYDAAAERPAATQSQSQSSASQSQSQSQSQSQQPAAPGDTPPLTPAWNAFFEQLGPGGFNDLPRRAVSLERQIRDNGVTYNVYADATNGPQRPWSLDLFPLIVSPESWSQIEAGVLQRVRVLDRVMADVYGPQQLLSEGLIPPALVRGHPGYLRALHGVKPPGDTWLHIAAFDLARGPDGNWWVVSQRTQAPSGLGYLLENRLAITRQFPQAFEALHVQRLAATYSAMMDGLQRMCPAGVPPHIALLTPGPYNETYFEHAYLARYLGVTLVEGSDLTVRDQRLYLKTLQGLRPVHGLIKRLDDQFLDPLELRPDSTLGVPGLLQAIRAGNVLVANMPGSAFLESPALLGFLPGLARRLIGEKLKLPALPTWWCGERAALEAVLPQLGDCFIKPTYPGIDGRVSFDAVLGSQLGRRELDEWAGRIVREGDAHTVQSYLPLSQIPTWASDLGPGHIAPRAALLRVFAVSDGAQSWRVLPGGLARLAGADAQIASMQRGGSSADVWVQTHGEVDRTTLLQPHATPASLARHRAPVTSRAAENMFWLGRYTERAENAVRLARLTLNLLGGEDQSSRPLLEWLHRMAVRNALVPAEAPSAPQSRRVFERALVAELGDVDGGGSVGYSLRCIRQAAAAVRERLSQDNWNQIVRAEADFLRRAAEQAGEGSFAASAALRALESASTALAAMTGAQTDRMTRDDAWRLLSIGRHIERLGFLSNALEVGFDNGAVHEVSGFEAMVALFDSTITFHARYQQRRDVATLVDLLVLDAENPRSLAWVTQTLRGRIARLAGSAPGKLTALSYELPDPASWTLEHLCAAGPDADYPALVHLLANCETAAYHVSDAIGTRYFTLTSESLRSVGA, from the coding sequence GTGGAACCTTTGAACGAATCCCTGTTCGACGCCCAGGCCCTGGAGTTTCCAGCGGCCCTGGCGTCGGCGCTCGCACCGGCCGCACTGCCCGGCCACTTCGATGAGTTGCGTGGCGAGGCCAGGCCGGCGGCGCCTGTTCGACCCGGGCCGCCGGGTACGGCCCCGGCCGCAAGTGCCCCGCTGCTGTACGACGCGGCAGCAGAACGCCCGGCAGCCACGCAATCGCAATCCCAATCTTCCGCATCGCAGTCCCAGAGCCAATCGCAATCGCAGTCGCAGCAGCCGGCTGCTCCCGGCGACACCCCACCGCTCACCCCCGCCTGGAACGCCTTCTTCGAACAGCTCGGCCCGGGCGGCTTCAACGACCTGCCGCGCCGCGCGGTCAGCCTCGAGCGCCAGATCCGCGACAACGGCGTCACCTACAACGTCTACGCCGACGCCACCAACGGTCCGCAGCGGCCCTGGTCGCTCGACCTGTTCCCGCTGATCGTCTCGCCCGAGAGCTGGAGCCAGATCGAGGCCGGCGTGCTGCAGCGCGTGCGCGTGCTCGACCGGGTGATGGCCGATGTCTACGGCCCGCAGCAATTGCTGAGCGAAGGACTCATTCCGCCGGCGCTGGTGCGCGGCCATCCGGGCTACCTGCGCGCGCTGCACGGCGTGAAACCGCCGGGCGACACCTGGCTGCACATCGCGGCCTTCGACCTCGCGCGCGGCCCCGACGGCAACTGGTGGGTGGTGTCGCAGCGCACCCAGGCACCTTCGGGCCTGGGCTACCTGCTGGAGAACCGGCTGGCGATCACGCGGCAGTTTCCACAGGCCTTCGAGGCCCTGCATGTTCAGCGCCTGGCCGCCACCTACAGCGCCATGATGGACGGCCTGCAGCGCATGTGCCCGGCCGGCGTGCCGCCTCATATCGCACTGCTCACGCCCGGCCCGTACAACGAAACCTACTTCGAGCACGCGTACCTGGCGCGCTACCTGGGCGTGACGCTGGTCGAGGGCAGCGACCTCACGGTGCGCGACCAGCGGCTCTACCTCAAGACGCTGCAGGGCCTCCGCCCGGTGCACGGCCTCATCAAGCGCCTGGACGACCAGTTCCTCGACCCGCTGGAGCTGCGGCCCGATTCCACGCTCGGCGTGCCCGGCCTTTTGCAGGCGATCCGCGCGGGCAACGTGCTGGTGGCCAACATGCCGGGTTCGGCGTTCCTCGAATCGCCCGCGCTGCTCGGCTTCCTGCCGGGCCTTGCGCGCCGGCTGATCGGCGAGAAGCTCAAGCTGCCGGCATTGCCCACCTGGTGGTGCGGCGAGCGCGCCGCGCTCGAGGCGGTGCTGCCGCAACTGGGCGACTGCTTCATCAAGCCCACCTACCCCGGCATCGACGGCCGCGTGAGTTTCGATGCGGTGCTCGGCAGCCAGCTGGGGCGTCGCGAACTCGACGAGTGGGCCGGTCGCATCGTGCGCGAGGGCGACGCCCACACGGTGCAGAGCTACCTGCCGCTGTCGCAGATCCCCACCTGGGCCAGCGACCTCGGCCCCGGCCACATCGCGCCGCGTGCGGCCCTGTTGCGCGTGTTCGCGGTGAGCGACGGCGCGCAGTCGTGGCGCGTGCTGCCCGGCGGCCTCGCGCGGCTTGCGGGCGCCGATGCGCAGATCGCCTCGATGCAGCGCGGCGGCAGCAGTGCCGACGTGTGGGTGCAGACGCACGGCGAGGTCGATCGCACCACGCTGCTGCAGCCACACGCCACGCCGGCCTCGCTCGCGCGGCACCGCGCGCCGGTCACCAGCCGCGCCGCGGAGAACATGTTCTGGCTCGGCCGCTACACCGAGCGCGCCGAGAACGCGGTGCGCCTGGCGCGCCTCACGCTCAACCTGCTGGGCGGCGAAGACCAGTCGTCGCGACCGCTGCTCGAATGGCTGCACCGCATGGCCGTGCGCAATGCGCTGGTGCCGGCCGAGGCGCCAAGCGCGCCGCAGTCGCGCCGGGTGTTCGAGCGTGCCCTGGTGGCCGAGCTCGGCGACGTCGACGGGGGCGGCAGCGTCGGCTACAGCCTCCGCTGCATCCGGCAGGCGGCGGCCGCGGTGCGCGAGCGGCTCTCGCAGGACAACTGGAACCAGATCGTGCGTGCCGAAGCCGACTTCCTTCGCCGCGCCGCCGAGCAGGCCGGAGAAGGCAGCTTTGCCGCCAGCGCCGCGTTGCGCGCACTCGAATCCGCCAGCACCGCGCTGGCCGCCATGACCGGCGCGCAGACCGACCGCATGACGCGCGACGACGCCTGGCGCCTGCTGTCCATCGGCCGCCACATCGAGCGGCTGGGCTTCCTGTCGAATGCGCTCGAAGTCGGCTTCGACAACGGCGCGGTGCACGAGGTCAGCGGCTTCGAGGCGATGGTGGCGCTGTTCGACAGCACCATCACCTTCCACGCGCGCTACCAGCAGCGGCGCGACGTCGCCACGCTGGTCGACCTGCTGGTGCTCGATGCGGAGAACCCGCGCTCGCTGGCCTGGGTCACGCAGACCCTGCGCGGACGCATCGCCCGGCTCGCGGGCAGCGCGCCGGGCAAGCTCACCGCGCTGTCCTACGAGCTGCCGGATCCGGCCAGCTGGACGCTCGAGCACCTGTGCGCCGCCGGACCGGATGCGGACTATCCCGCGCTGGTCCACTTGCTCGCCAACTGCGAAACCGCGGCCTACCATGTGTCGGACGCCATCGGCACGCGCTACTTCACGCTCACATCCGAATCGCTGCGCTCCGTCGGCGCGTGA
- a CDS encoding DNA internalization-related competence protein ComEC/Rec2: MTPSRASGRGGSWAFAALGGTVIGAALQLHQPALWTAGVYVALLFVAAAGLWWRRAFGRLLLVAALMCGALAGAGLAGWRAVAYADGAIDPTLEGRDLRVVGVVSQMPQRNETGTRFHLDVESARWADARNDAPPTMPSRIALGWYGENTGLWGRAVEGRASASAVVGELHAGERWQVTVRLRAPHGSLNPHGFDSELWLWEQGVHANGYVRTGARDAAPVHVANTWRHPIERAREAVRDAVFERVDDRRQAGVIAALVTGDQGAIDRAGWDVFRATGVAHLMSISGLHITMFAWLAAHLVGALWRRSGRLMLRLPAPQAALVGGVLLATLYALFSGWGVPAQRTVWMLVTVALLRLTGRRWPWPHVWLLTAAVVVAVDPWALMQAGFWLSFIAVGVLFATDVTDAGERKPTAANRLFLFFREQWVITLALTPLSLLLFQQVSLVGLLANAIAIPWVTLVVTPLAMLGAIVAPLWEVAAWAVQALSVLLQWLAGLPFATLSMAAPPWWMAACGVAGGALLAMRLPWSMRALGLPLLLPVLLWQMLRPAAGEFELLAADIGQGNAVLVRTATHSLLYDTGPRYSLESDAGHRVLVPLLRAFDERLDMLVLSHRDTDHTGGAPAVLAMQPQAVLLSSIEATHPLQALRPAQRCEAGQRWTWDGVSFEVLHPFDADYRSFTRPNAVSCVLRIGNGRATVLLAGDIERLQEAALVARTAEAHLRADVLLVPHHGSKTSSSEALLDAVRPRIALVQAGYRNRFGHPAGEVVARYMERGVRLVESARCGAAHWVSKRPAELACERERRARYWHHRIR; encoded by the coding sequence CTGACGCCGTCGCGTGCGTCCGGCAGGGGCGGGTCGTGGGCGTTTGCCGCGTTGGGGGGAACGGTGATCGGTGCGGCGCTGCAGCTGCACCAGCCGGCGTTATGGACCGCGGGTGTCTACGTGGCGCTGCTGTTTGTAGCCGCGGCGGGGCTGTGGTGGCGGCGGGCTTTCGGGCGGTTGCTGCTGGTCGCGGCGTTGATGTGCGGTGCGCTGGCCGGTGCCGGCCTTGCGGGTTGGCGTGCCGTGGCCTATGCGGATGGCGCGATCGATCCAACACTCGAAGGGCGCGACCTGCGGGTGGTCGGCGTGGTGTCCCAGATGCCGCAGCGCAACGAGACTGGAACGCGGTTTCATCTCGATGTCGAATCCGCCCGATGGGCCGATGCGCGCAACGACGCGCCGCCGACCATGCCCTCGCGCATCGCGCTGGGCTGGTATGGCGAGAACACCGGTCTGTGGGGGCGTGCCGTCGAGGGGCGGGCATCTGCCTCTGCTGTCGTCGGCGAACTGCACGCCGGCGAGCGCTGGCAAGTGACGGTGCGGCTCAGGGCGCCGCATGGCAGTCTCAATCCGCATGGCTTCGACAGCGAACTCTGGCTCTGGGAGCAGGGCGTGCATGCCAATGGCTATGTGCGAACCGGCGCGCGCGATGCCGCGCCGGTGCATGTGGCGAACACATGGCGGCACCCCATCGAACGCGCACGGGAAGCGGTGCGCGACGCGGTCTTCGAGCGTGTGGACGATCGCCGCCAGGCTGGCGTGATCGCCGCGCTGGTCACAGGCGACCAAGGCGCCATCGACCGGGCCGGATGGGATGTGTTCAGGGCGACGGGCGTGGCGCACCTGATGTCGATCTCGGGCCTTCACATCACCATGTTTGCCTGGCTCGCGGCACACCTCGTCGGCGCGCTGTGGCGGCGCAGCGGCCGGCTGATGCTGAGGCTGCCCGCACCGCAGGCGGCACTGGTCGGCGGTGTGCTGCTCGCCACGCTCTATGCGCTCTTCAGCGGCTGGGGCGTGCCCGCGCAGCGCACCGTGTGGATGCTCGTCACTGTCGCCTTGCTGCGCCTCACCGGCCGGCGCTGGCCGTGGCCGCATGTCTGGCTGCTGACCGCCGCGGTGGTGGTGGCGGTCGATCCCTGGGCCCTGATGCAGGCGGGCTTCTGGCTCAGCTTCATCGCGGTGGGCGTCTTGTTCGCCACCGATGTGACGGACGCGGGCGAGAGAAAGCCGACTGCCGCGAACCGGCTGTTCCTGTTCTTCCGCGAGCAATGGGTGATCACGCTCGCGCTCACGCCGCTGAGCCTGCTGCTGTTCCAGCAGGTGTCGCTGGTCGGCCTGCTGGCCAACGCCATCGCGATCCCGTGGGTGACTCTCGTGGTCACGCCGCTTGCCATGCTGGGCGCGATCGTGGCGCCGCTGTGGGAGGTCGCGGCCTGGGCTGTGCAGGCGCTCTCCGTCCTGCTGCAATGGCTGGCGGGGCTGCCTTTCGCCACGCTCTCGATGGCTGCGCCGCCGTGGTGGATGGCCGCTTGCGGCGTCGCGGGCGGCGCATTGCTCGCCATGCGGTTGCCCTGGTCGATGCGCGCGCTCGGCCTGCCGCTGCTGCTGCCCGTGCTGTTGTGGCAGATGCTGCGGCCCGCCGCCGGGGAATTCGAACTGCTCGCGGCCGACATCGGGCAGGGCAACGCGGTGCTGGTCCGCACCGCCACGCACAGCCTGCTCTACGACACGGGGCCGCGCTACAGCCTCGAGAGCGACGCCGGCCATCGCGTGCTCGTGCCGCTGCTGCGCGCCTTCGACGAGCGGCTCGACATGCTGGTGCTGAGCCACCGCGACACCGACCACACAGGCGGAGCACCCGCGGTGCTCGCGATGCAGCCGCAGGCCGTGCTGCTCAGTTCGATCGAGGCCACCCATCCGCTGCAGGCGCTGCGCCCGGCGCAGCGGTGCGAAGCAGGCCAGCGCTGGACCTGGGACGGCGTGAGTTTCGAGGTGCTGCATCCCTTCGATGCCGACTACCGAAGCTTCACCAGGCCCAATGCCGTCTCGTGCGTGCTGCGCATCGGCAACGGCCGTGCGACGGTGCTGCTGGCCGGCGACATCGAGCGGCTGCAAGAGGCCGCGCTGGTCGCGCGAACAGCCGAGGCGCACTTGCGGGCCGACGTGCTGCTGGTGCCTCATCACGGCAGCAAGACGTCCTCGAGCGAGGCGCTGCTCGATGCGGTGCGCCCGCGTATCGCGCTGGTCCAGGCGGGCTACCGCAACCGCTTCGGGCACCCTGCCGGGGAGGTGGTCGCGCGCTACATGGAGCGGGGCGTGCGGCTGGTGGAAAGCGCGCGCTGTGGCGCGGCGCACTGGGTCAGCAAGCGGCCCGCCGAACTGGCCTGCGAGCGCGAGCGCCGCGCCCGTTACTGGCACCACCGCATACGCTGA
- a CDS encoding circularly permuted type 2 ATP-grasp protein: protein MHKFDEMYEQLPYAGAAIRQHYKRYDQWLAKQPGEVMRSRREEAEMIFRRVGITFAVYGAKDEDGSGTERLIPFDLLPRIIPAHEWDSMEKGLVQRVTALNRFLHDVYHDQEIIKAGIIPAEQILNNAQFRPEMMGVNVPHNIYSNIAGIDIVRAPDAQGNGEYYVLEDNLRVPSGVSYMLENRKMMMRLFPELFNQNRIAPVAHYPDLLLETLRTSAPPATAEPTVVVLTPGMYNSAYFEHAFLAQQMGVELVEGQDLFVKDDFVYMRTTRGPKRVDVIYRRVDDDFLDPEVFRPTSTLGTAGLMRAYREGNVVICNAVGTGVADDKSIYPYVPKMIEFYLGEQPILKNVPTYMCRNKDELQYTLDNMKDLVVKEVHGAGGYGMLIGPAATQAEIEDFKKAVIAKPDGYIAQPTLSLSTSPTFVDAGIAPRHIDLRPFVLSGKEVQMVPGGLTRVALKEGSLVVNSSQGGGTKDTWILEADRAPKPKAATQSQSQSSSV, encoded by the coding sequence ATGCACAAATTCGATGAGATGTATGAGCAGTTGCCCTATGCGGGGGCTGCAATCCGACAGCACTACAAGCGCTACGACCAATGGCTTGCGAAGCAACCCGGCGAGGTGATGCGATCGCGGCGCGAAGAGGCGGAAATGATTTTCCGCCGGGTCGGCATCACCTTCGCGGTGTATGGCGCCAAGGACGAAGACGGCTCGGGCACCGAGCGGCTCATTCCGTTCGACCTGTTGCCCCGCATCATTCCCGCCCACGAGTGGGACAGCATGGAAAAAGGGCTGGTGCAGCGGGTCACCGCGCTCAACCGCTTCCTGCATGACGTCTACCACGACCAGGAGATCATCAAGGCCGGCATCATCCCGGCCGAGCAGATCCTGAACAACGCGCAGTTCCGCCCCGAGATGATGGGCGTCAACGTGCCGCACAACATCTACTCGAACATCGCCGGCATCGACATCGTGCGCGCCCCGGATGCCCAGGGCAACGGCGAGTACTACGTGCTCGAAGACAACCTGCGGGTGCCCAGCGGCGTGAGCTACATGCTGGAGAACCGCAAGATGATGATGCGGCTCTTCCCGGAGCTGTTCAACCAGAACCGCATTGCGCCGGTCGCGCACTACCCCGACCTGCTGCTCGAGACGCTGCGCACCAGCGCGCCGCCCGCCACGGCCGAGCCCACGGTGGTGGTGCTCACGCCCGGCATGTACAACAGCGCCTACTTCGAGCACGCCTTCCTCGCGCAGCAGATGGGCGTGGAGCTGGTCGAGGGGCAGGACCTGTTCGTCAAGGACGACTTCGTCTACATGCGCACCACGCGCGGCCCGAAGCGCGTCGACGTCATCTACCGCCGCGTCGACGACGACTTCCTCGACCCCGAGGTGTTCCGCCCCACGTCCACGCTCGGCACCGCCGGCCTGATGCGCGCGTACCGCGAAGGCAATGTCGTGATCTGCAATGCGGTGGGCACCGGCGTGGCCGACGACAAGTCGATCTACCCCTACGTGCCGAAGATGATCGAGTTCTACCTCGGCGAGCAGCCGATCCTGAAGAACGTGCCCACCTACATGTGCCGCAACAAGGACGAGCTGCAATACACGCTCGACAACATGAAGGACCTGGTCGTGAAGGAAGTGCACGGCGCCGGCGGCTACGGCATGCTGATCGGCCCGGCCGCCACGCAGGCCGAGATCGAGGACTTCAAGAAGGCCGTGATCGCCAAGCCCGACGGCTACATCGCGCAGCCCACGCTGAGCCTGTCGACCTCGCCGACCTTCGTCGACGCCGGCATCGCGCCGCGCCACATCGATCTGCGGCCCTTCGTGCTCTCGGGCAAGGAAGTGCAGATGGTGCCCGGCGGCCTCACGCGCGTGGCGCTGAAAGAGGGATCGCTGGTGGTCAACTCGTCGCAGGGCGGCGGCACCAAGGACACCTGGATTCTCGAAGCCGACCGCGCGCCCAAGCCCAAGGCGGCCACGCAGTCGCAAAGCCAATCGTCATCGGTCTGA